One genomic segment of Corynebacterium durum includes these proteins:
- a CDS encoding DUF2304 domain-containing protein produces the protein MTGQLLMQLFLLLATATLVLYFLGNRRKARAKAGVKLGFLLFIAACIWAVLRPDDLTIVANYVGVSRGTDLLLYLLVVAFMFTTLSSYIRFRELELRYARLARAVALQNAIAPEPDTEEE, from the coding sequence ATGACCGGACAGCTCTTAATGCAACTCTTCCTGCTCCTTGCTACCGCAACCCTTGTCCTCTATTTCCTGGGAAACCGCCGCAAAGCCCGCGCAAAAGCAGGTGTGAAACTTGGTTTCCTACTCTTTATCGCCGCCTGCATTTGGGCCGTACTCCGCCCAGATGATCTCACCATTGTGGCGAATTATGTTGGTGTTTCACGAGGCACAGACCTTCTGTTGTATCTTTTAGTGGTTGCGTTTATGTTTACCACTTTGAGCTCCTACATTCGCTTCCGCGAGCTGGAACTCCGTTACGCGCGTCTCGCACGGGCAGTGGCTTTACAAAACGCCATTGCACCCGAGCCTGACACTGAGGAAGAATGA
- a CDS encoding glycosyltransferase family 2 protein yields the protein MDNTSLDYTDTWVIIPCFNEGAVIGDVIRNVRHVFPNVVAVNDGSTDDSAAQIKAAGAHLVNHPVNLGQGAALQTGVEYARSQPGSRYFVTFDADGQHQVKDVVEMLDRLRTGDLDIVVGTRFGRPRPTDDQVPLLKRIVLKTVVFLSPKTRRLGLTDAHNGLRTFNRKVADELNIRMNGMSHASEFVTQMDERGWRVAEQSVDILYTEYSMSKGQSLINGVNILADGLLARKLP from the coding sequence ATGGATAATACGTCCCTGGATTACACAGACACGTGGGTGATCATCCCCTGCTTCAATGAAGGCGCAGTCATTGGCGATGTGATCCGTAACGTGCGCCACGTGTTCCCCAACGTGGTGGCCGTCAACGACGGCTCCACCGACGACTCCGCCGCCCAGATCAAAGCTGCGGGCGCACACCTGGTCAACCATCCCGTCAACCTGGGACAAGGCGCCGCCCTGCAAACGGGGGTGGAATACGCCCGCTCCCAACCGGGGTCGCGGTACTTTGTCACCTTCGATGCGGATGGTCAACATCAGGTGAAAGACGTGGTCGAAATGCTCGATCGCCTCCGCACCGGCGACCTGGACATCGTTGTGGGCACTCGCTTCGGCCGCCCCCGCCCCACCGACGACCAAGTGCCGCTGCTCAAACGCATCGTTCTCAAAACCGTGGTGTTCCTCTCCCCCAAAACACGACGCCTCGGGCTTACCGACGCCCACAACGGTCTGCGCACCTTCAACCGCAAGGTCGCCGACGAACTCAATATCCGCATGAACGGCATGAGCCATGCCTCCGAATTTGTCACCCAAATGGACGAACGCGGTTGGCGGGTAGCGGAACAGTCTGTGGACATTCTGTACACCGAATACTCAATGAGCAAAGGACAATCGCTTATTAATGGTGTGAACATTCTTGCCGACGGATTGCTTGCGAGGAAATTACCATGA
- a CDS encoding glycosyltransferase → MPKLTALVTVYHRIDPAQFRACLDSLSAQTRPAEDVVIVEDGPLGPQLRAIVEQFINTYSGARSVVLARNMGAGPASAAGLATINTEFMARLDADDVAKPERFERQLEFFEQHPDVDVLGTAMDEFDGSVDQVISTRRLPTSHAEILRYARLNSPINNPSVMMRVDAVREAGGYRDVYHMEDYDLYARMLAGGKRFHNMPEALTYFRISTSVFERRTAQGMFSAERQMQKNLVAYGLISKRRAWLNLAIRSLYRLLPSVALKAAYGRLFHRR, encoded by the coding sequence ATGCCCAAGCTCACTGCACTTGTCACGGTGTATCACCGCATTGATCCGGCGCAATTCCGGGCGTGTTTGGATAGTTTAAGTGCGCAAACCCGTCCGGCCGAGGATGTTGTCATTGTGGAAGACGGCCCCCTCGGCCCCCAATTGCGGGCGATTGTGGAGCAATTTATCAACACATATTCGGGTGCCCGCAGTGTGGTGCTGGCCCGCAACATGGGTGCCGGACCTGCGTCGGCGGCTGGCCTGGCCACGATCAACACGGAGTTTATGGCGCGCCTGGATGCGGACGACGTCGCAAAGCCGGAGCGGTTTGAGCGGCAGCTTGAATTTTTTGAGCAGCACCCGGATGTTGATGTGCTGGGAACAGCAATGGATGAGTTTGATGGCAGCGTGGACCAGGTGATTAGCACGCGGCGCCTGCCCACCTCCCATGCGGAGATCCTGCGGTACGCGCGCCTGAACTCGCCGATTAATAATCCCAGTGTGATGATGCGCGTGGATGCCGTGCGGGAAGCGGGCGGCTACCGAGACGTGTACCACATGGAGGATTACGACCTCTACGCTCGCATGCTTGCCGGTGGAAAACGCTTCCACAACATGCCGGAAGCATTGACATATTTTCGCATATCAACTAGCGTTTTTGAGCGTCGAACAGCCCAAGGAATGTTCAGCGCTGAACGACAAATGCAGAAAAATTTGGTGGCGTATGGGCTTATTTCCAAGCGCCGTGCGTGGCTGAACCTGGCGATACGTAGTCTTTATCGCCTACTCCCCTCGGTCGCGTTGAAAGCAGCATACGGAAGGTTGTTTCACCGCCGCTAG
- a CDS encoding glycosyltransferase: MKPGSITVLISVYSRSDPNELDETLNSLWGQTLAAESVLIIKDGPTPNKINQVISYHQSHHPELTTIQLEENQGLGPALQQGLAEINTEFFARIDSDDIALPHRLEHQIIFLQDHPDIAVVGTAVIEFDDHIYQKTKNLNLATTEIRSLPEKHDDIVRYCRINSPLNHPSIMARTAIIRQAGGYRQLHFMEDYDLWARLISIGARLHNLPEPLTYFRTSTAQIQRRTGMGMLKPEWQMQRNLISYGIISKPQAIFNLIVRTFYRTIPGPILKKINSILFSKR, encoded by the coding sequence ATGAAACCAGGAAGCATTACCGTACTTATTTCAGTATATTCCAGATCTGATCCAAATGAACTTGATGAGACATTGAATAGCTTATGGGGACAGACACTGGCAGCCGAATCTGTCCTCATAATAAAAGACGGCCCTACCCCGAATAAAATAAATCAAGTAATCTCATATCATCAATCACACCATCCCGAGCTCACCACAATACAACTAGAGGAAAATCAAGGTCTTGGCCCCGCACTACAACAAGGACTTGCGGAAATTAATACTGAGTTTTTCGCACGCATTGATTCAGACGATATCGCACTACCACATCGACTAGAACATCAAATTATCTTCCTTCAAGACCATCCAGACATTGCTGTGGTTGGAACGGCAGTTATAGAATTCGATGACCACATTTATCAAAAAACAAAAAATCTAAATCTTGCAACAACAGAGATACGGTCACTGCCAGAAAAACATGATGATATCGTACGGTATTGCCGGATCAACTCACCACTCAACCACCCTTCAATCATGGCCCGCACGGCTATAATTCGGCAAGCCGGCGGATATCGCCAACTACATTTCATGGAGGACTATGACCTTTGGGCTCGACTAATTTCTATCGGGGCACGTCTACATAACTTACCCGAGCCACTGACTTATTTCCGCACATCAACTGCCCAAATTCAGCGACGCACTGGGATGGGAATGCTTAAGCCAGAGTGGCAGATGCAGCGGAATCTTATCTCATACGGAATAATATCCAAGCCTCAGGCCATCTTCAATCTAATTGTGCGTACTTTTTATCGAACTATTCCCGGGCCAATTCTCAAAAAAATAAATTCCATTTTATTTAGTAAAAGATAA
- a CDS encoding ATP-binding cassette domain-containing protein, with translation MNFYLKNLVYRHPKADDLIFDKLNLPLSLGPLLLLGRNGAGKTTLLKLIAGLLKPASGTVHRDGRVLYLPQRFIAVPGFSCMDYVVHLAWLNGRPRREAKVDAAYWIKHVGLEGYEQRPCQNLSGGQQSRLALAMALNSHADLVLLDEPGAALDPLSKETLRSLYQIVADAGVGLIVSSHDPTDILGPFVRVVIIDEGVVRFDDAPDVLRTSQHSDPLVEAFARSMFPSEGTNGRTRKA, from the coding sequence ATGAATTTCTACCTTAAGAATCTTGTTTATAGGCATCCAAAAGCTGATGATTTAATTTTTGATAAATTGAATCTTCCACTATCTTTGGGTCCTTTGTTGCTTCTCGGTAGAAATGGGGCAGGTAAAACAACGCTTCTCAAGCTGATTGCTGGGTTGTTGAAGCCTGCCTCGGGGACTGTTCATCGAGATGGGCGGGTGCTGTATCTTCCCCAGAGATTTATTGCAGTACCTGGCTTTAGTTGTATGGATTATGTAGTCCACCTTGCATGGTTGAATGGTCGCCCACGTCGTGAAGCAAAAGTTGATGCGGCGTATTGGATTAAGCATGTTGGACTTGAGGGCTATGAACAGCGTCCCTGCCAAAATCTGAGTGGTGGTCAGCAATCACGATTGGCCTTGGCAATGGCGCTTAACTCTCATGCGGACTTGGTTCTTCTTGATGAGCCAGGCGCAGCCTTAGACCCATTGAGCAAAGAAACATTGAGAAGCCTGTACCAGATTGTAGCGGATGCTGGTGTGGGACTGATTGTTTCTAGTCATGACCCAACGGATATTCTGGGGCCTTTTGTCCGCGTGGTGATTATTGATGAAGGCGTGGTCCGTTTTGATGATGCACCAGATGTGCTCCGTACTTCACAACATTCTGATCCTTTGGTGGAAGCGTTTGCACGGTCGATGTTTCCTAGCGAGGGGACTAATGGGAGGACCAGGAAAGCATGA
- a CDS encoding M1 family metallopeptidase gives MTTTRLRRSPIPGVRDSYTGVDFNLGFHVRHYELTLDYRVGPNRLSGTAVLTIENYQPLRSLTLDLSHHMRVAKVSARGVGGMSAQVSKFRHTQGKLRVFFAQSIPEDQEFYLTIRYVGTPRPIRTVWGELGWEELTNGALVASQPCGAPSWFPCDDTPDEKAHFDLVISADNPYTVVANGRLLARRASGSRTTWHYRTDHAMASYLATIQVGEYQRIELAQNPVPVVAYIPPSLRPYVDVDFADQAAMLQLFQNLFGPYPFRDYTVVITEDPLEIPLEAQGLSIFGRNHVPGDKTWERLVAHELSHQWFGNSMGLAQWNDIWLNEGFACYAEWLWREHAHGVHASVSARHHYDILARLPQDLLLSNPGPHLMFDDRVYKRGALTVHALRCVLGDAAFFRTIQRYVAAGRHSVVEPIDLRNLCEQACAEEGIDVARFHEVWNSWLYRRELPAFPVS, from the coding sequence ATGACTACCACGAGGCTGCGCCGCTCCCCCATCCCCGGTGTCCGCGATTCCTATACCGGGGTTGACTTCAACCTGGGTTTTCATGTGCGTCACTACGAGTTGACGCTGGATTACCGGGTCGGACCGAACCGCCTGTCCGGCACGGCGGTGCTCACAATAGAAAACTACCAGCCGCTTCGCAGCCTCACCCTTGACCTCTCCCACCACATGCGTGTGGCCAAGGTTAGCGCCCGCGGCGTGGGCGGCATGAGCGCCCAGGTGTCCAAGTTCCGGCACACACAGGGAAAACTGCGGGTGTTTTTCGCACAGAGCATTCCCGAGGACCAGGAGTTTTACCTCACCATTAGATATGTGGGCACCCCCCGGCCGATCCGCACCGTCTGGGGTGAGCTGGGTTGGGAGGAACTGACCAACGGCGCGCTCGTGGCATCGCAACCCTGCGGTGCTCCCAGCTGGTTCCCCTGCGACGACACCCCCGACGAAAAAGCCCACTTTGACCTGGTCATCAGCGCCGACAACCCCTACACGGTAGTAGCCAACGGCCGCCTGCTTGCCCGGCGCGCCTCCGGCTCCCGCACCACCTGGCATTACCGCACCGACCACGCCATGGCCTCCTACCTGGCCACCATCCAGGTGGGTGAGTACCAGCGCATCGAACTGGCCCAGAATCCCGTTCCCGTGGTCGCCTACATTCCCCCCAGCTTACGGCCCTATGTGGATGTTGATTTTGCCGACCAGGCGGCCATGCTCCAGCTCTTCCAGAACCTGTTTGGCCCCTACCCGTTCCGCGACTACACCGTGGTGATCACCGAAGACCCCCTGGAGATTCCCCTAGAGGCGCAAGGCTTATCCATTTTTGGCAGGAATCACGTGCCGGGCGATAAGACGTGGGAGCGCCTGGTTGCCCACGAGCTCAGCCACCAGTGGTTTGGCAATTCGATGGGGCTTGCCCAGTGGAATGACATTTGGCTCAATGAGGGTTTCGCCTGCTATGCGGAGTGGCTGTGGCGCGAGCACGCGCATGGGGTGCATGCGTCGGTCTCGGCCCGCCACCACTACGACATTCTGGCCCGCCTGCCGCAGGATTTGCTGCTCTCCAACCCTGGCCCGCACCTGATGTTCGACGACCGCGTGTACAAACGCGGCGCCCTCACCGTCCACGCCCTGCGCTGTGTGCTTGGCGACGCCGCCTTCTTCCGCACCATCCAACGCTACGTTGCGGCGGGCAGGCATTCGGTGGTGGAACCGATCGATCTGCGTAACCTGTGCGAACAAGCATGCGCGGAGGAAGGCATAGACGTGGCCCGCTTCCACGAGGTATGGAATTCCTGGCTGTACCGGCGGGAGCTTCCGGCGTTTCCCGTGTCTTAA
- a CDS encoding response regulator transcription factor: MKILLAEDSALLRAGLAELLRAAGHEVVEAVDADSLVAACQATSPDLVVSDVRMPPKMSDDGLEAVYRLRKARADANDTHLPAVILSQYVASAYLDTLLEHGGFGYLLKERVANVAEFTRTLETVAQGGTVVDPEVVKTLIQNRTSGISNLTSREQEILGLMAEGLSNSEISDRLVVSAGAVSKHVANVFIKLGFTPDDENRRVRAVLAWLRHQAN, encoded by the coding sequence GTGAAAATTCTTCTAGCGGAAGACTCGGCACTGCTGCGTGCCGGCCTGGCGGAACTCCTTCGGGCGGCAGGGCATGAGGTGGTGGAGGCCGTGGACGCGGATTCACTGGTAGCGGCGTGCCAGGCCACCTCCCCTGACCTGGTGGTGTCTGATGTGCGCATGCCGCCAAAAATGTCAGACGACGGTCTGGAAGCTGTGTATCGTCTGCGCAAAGCACGCGCCGACGCGAACGACACACACTTGCCTGCAGTGATTCTTTCCCAATACGTGGCCAGCGCCTACTTGGATACCCTGCTGGAGCACGGAGGTTTCGGCTACCTCTTGAAAGAGCGCGTTGCCAACGTTGCAGAGTTCACCCGCACCCTGGAAACGGTGGCGCAGGGCGGAACGGTGGTGGACCCCGAGGTGGTGAAAACCCTGATCCAGAACCGCACCAGCGGCATCAGCAACTTAACCAGCCGTGAGCAGGAAATACTCGGGCTGATGGCGGAGGGGCTGAGCAATTCCGAAATCAGTGACCGTCTTGTTGTGAGCGCCGGTGCGGTGAGCAAGCACGTGGCCAACGTGTTCATCAAGCTGGGGTTCACACCCGACGACGAAAACCGCCGGGTGCGGGCGGTTCTGGCGTGGCTGCGGCACCAAGCCAACTAA
- a CDS encoding sensor histidine kinase: MVSTQTTAQQADPSQSVQWPRGFTFNFFRLLKTRNTWKALCWSYVMAILALPLLVVCGFVITIPPTAAAIDWLARRGARWMGMTVIQRPRSGWLDWRLIISLAAQVILSSVCLIITLMLSMMAIALTAELVMLGINGSPHDYGLTFGDWQPPIAVSIGFDVLTVFSSFAALVYAGWFFTGASMYVTTAANLSTQEQVEEIERSREVLIDAFTGERRRIERELHDGVQQYLTALQLNIATLELSMDSPSESATESIEQAKLNARRALEALRSTIRGIYPQVLQDMGLVAALRELVAHSGIEGEVLVAASPGASDHIEGTPALLMYHCAAEGITNAVRHGKATHVCIRVHFDHESTVLAVDDDGIGVQEGVEKQSSSGTGTAGLQERAAALRGAVVLEPSALMRGACLRIKLPRIEVISAAESL; encoded by the coding sequence ATGGTTTCCACGCAGACGACCGCCCAGCAGGCAGATCCTTCACAATCCGTGCAGTGGCCACGTGGTTTCACCTTTAACTTTTTTCGTCTGCTCAAAACTCGGAACACGTGGAAAGCACTGTGCTGGTCGTATGTGATGGCAATACTCGCCTTGCCGTTGTTGGTGGTGTGCGGTTTTGTGATCACCATACCGCCCACAGCCGCTGCGATTGATTGGCTGGCACGACGCGGCGCGCGGTGGATGGGCATGACGGTTATTCAGCGACCGCGTTCTGGGTGGCTTGATTGGCGGCTGATTATCAGCCTCGCGGCTCAGGTGATTTTGTCATCGGTGTGCCTCATCATCACTCTCATGCTGAGCATGATGGCTATCGCTCTAACAGCAGAGTTAGTCATGCTCGGCATCAACGGGAGCCCACATGATTATGGGCTGACATTCGGTGACTGGCAGCCACCAATCGCGGTATCCATCGGTTTTGACGTGCTTACCGTATTCAGCAGTTTCGCCGCTTTAGTGTATGCCGGCTGGTTTTTTACTGGTGCATCAATGTATGTCACCACCGCAGCGAACCTGTCCACTCAGGAACAGGTGGAGGAGATTGAGCGTTCCCGCGAGGTTCTGATTGATGCATTCACCGGGGAGCGTCGGCGCATTGAGCGGGAGTTGCACGATGGTGTGCAGCAGTATTTGACTGCGCTGCAGCTGAACATCGCCACGCTGGAACTCAGTATGGATAGTCCCAGCGAGTCCGCGACGGAATCCATTGAGCAAGCGAAACTGAACGCGCGACGGGCGTTGGAGGCGCTGCGGTCCACAATTCGTGGAATCTACCCCCAAGTGCTGCAAGACATGGGTCTTGTGGCGGCGTTGCGGGAGCTTGTGGCACATAGCGGCATTGAGGGAGAGGTTCTGGTCGCAGCGTCTCCTGGGGCATCCGATCACATTGAGGGTACCCCCGCGTTGTTGATGTACCACTGCGCTGCTGAAGGGATTACTAATGCGGTGCGGCATGGTAAAGCAACACACGTGTGTATTCGAGTGCATTTCGATCACGAGTCAACGGTGCTGGCGGTGGATGATGATGGCATCGGGGTGCAGGAGGGCGTCGAAAAGCAGAGCAGCAGCGGAACGGGGACGGCGGGTTTGCAGGAGCGCGCGGCGGCACTGCGGGGCGCGGTGGTGTTGGAGCCGTCGGCACTGATGAGGGGTGCGTGTTTGCGGATTAAATTGCCTCGGATTGAGGTTATTAGCGCGGCTGAAAGTCTGTGA
- a CDS encoding alpha/beta hydrolase — MKAFRHIAATAAASALIVGSALAAPTALAGTKAAELAGNTPQATVTVGARNVDPVPMWREKVAEHPDRVKEMWAHSPSMDRDVPLFVITAKDNSQPRPTIYLLNGADGGEGKANWVMQTDVVDFYMDKNVNVVIPMSGQFSYYTDWEQENANLGGKQKWETFLTKELPGPLEKTLKASDKRAIMGMSMTGTTSLLYAEHYPGFYDAVGSFSGCAQTSEGLPLQYVRITLDRGQAVPEQMWGPLGTEKWAYNDALINAEKLRGTPMYISNASGLAGPGDLWSSPRTGGDSNLVGVYVIQGGAIEGATNACTHDLKARLDAAGIGAEWNFRPTGTHQWEYWKQDLRDSWPTIAKAFGME; from the coding sequence ATGAAGGCTTTTCGACACATAGCAGCCACGGCTGCCGCTAGCGCACTTATTGTGGGTTCTGCGTTGGCAGCCCCCACCGCACTGGCTGGCACCAAGGCCGCTGAACTAGCAGGAAATACCCCACAGGCCACGGTGACGGTGGGCGCGCGTAACGTCGACCCAGTCCCCATGTGGCGTGAAAAGGTTGCTGAACACCCTGATCGTGTGAAGGAAATGTGGGCGCACTCTCCGTCCATGGATCGCGATGTGCCACTGTTTGTGATCACCGCGAAAGATAATTCCCAGCCTCGTCCCACCATTTATCTTCTTAATGGCGCGGACGGCGGCGAAGGCAAAGCCAACTGGGTGATGCAGACCGATGTTGTTGACTTCTACATGGATAAGAACGTCAACGTGGTCATCCCTATGTCCGGCCAGTTCTCCTACTACACCGACTGGGAGCAAGAGAATGCAAACCTGGGCGGCAAGCAAAAATGGGAGACCTTCCTGACCAAGGAACTGCCTGGTCCGCTGGAGAAGACCCTCAAGGCTTCCGACAAGCGCGCCATTATGGGCATGTCCATGACTGGCACCACGTCCCTGCTCTACGCCGAGCACTACCCCGGTTTCTACGATGCAGTCGGCTCCTTCTCTGGCTGCGCCCAAACCTCCGAAGGACTTCCACTGCAGTACGTCCGCATAACGCTGGACCGTGGACAAGCTGTCCCTGAGCAGATGTGGGGCCCGCTGGGCACCGAGAAGTGGGCCTACAACGACGCCCTGATCAACGCCGAGAAACTACGTGGCACCCCCATGTACATCTCCAATGCCTCCGGCCTGGCAGGCCCAGGGGACCTGTGGTCCAGCCCCCGCACTGGCGGTGATTCTAACTTGGTTGGTGTGTACGTAATTCAGGGCGGCGCCATCGAGGGTGCTACCAACGCCTGCACCCACGACCTGAAGGCCCGTCTCGACGCCGCCGGCATCGGCGCAGAATGGAACTTCCGCCCCACCGGCACCCACCAGTGGGAATACTGGAAGCAGGATCTGCGCGATTCCTGGCCAACAATTGCCAAAGCATTCGGCATGGAGTAA
- a CDS encoding alpha/beta hydrolase — protein sequence MKTFRHVAAAVTAGALLVGSALAAPTALAGKSAAEQAGGTTQATVTVGERNVDPAPMWREKVAEHPDRVKEMWAYSPSMNRHVPLFVITPKDNSQPRPTIYMLNGGDGGEGRANWVMQTDIVDFYMDKNVNVVIPMAGKFSYYTDWEQDVEALGGKQTWETFLTKELPGPLEKTLKASDKRAIAGMSMTATTSLLYAEHHPGFYDAAGSFSGCAQTSEGLPLQYIRMTLDRAPATPEQMWGPLGTEKWAYNDALINAEKLRGTPLYVSNASGLAGQADLWSSPRTGGNSANVGVYVVEGGAIEAATNACTHDLKARLDAAGIGADWNFRPTGTHSWNYWQEDLRGSWETFARAFGM from the coding sequence ATGAAAACTTTTCGACACGTAGCCGCCGCCGTCACTGCCGGCGCGCTTCTTGTGGGTTCTGCACTGGCAGCTCCCACCGCCCTGGCGGGCAAGAGTGCAGCCGAGCAGGCTGGAGGCACCACCCAGGCCACGGTGACAGTGGGTGAGCGCAATGTCGACCCGGCTCCGATGTGGCGCGAAAAGGTTGCAGAACATCCCGACCGTGTGAAGGAAATGTGGGCATATTCCCCGTCCATGAACCGCCACGTGCCGCTGTTCGTGATCACCCCGAAGGACAACTCCCAGCCTCGCCCCACCATCTACATGCTCAATGGTGGTGACGGCGGTGAAGGTCGCGCTAACTGGGTGATGCAGACCGATATTGTTGATTTCTACATGGATAAGAACGTCAACGTGGTCATTCCCATGGCAGGTAAGTTCTCCTACTACACCGACTGGGAGCAGGACGTTGAGGCACTGGGTGGCAAGCAGACCTGGGAGACCTTCCTAACCAAGGAACTGCCCGGTCCGCTGGAGAAGACCCTCAAGGCTTCCGACAAACGCGCTATCGCTGGCATGTCCATGACCGCCACCACCTCCCTGCTCTACGCTGAGCACCACCCCGGCTTCTACGATGCTGCTGGTTCCTTCTCCGGCTGTGCTCAGACCTCCGAGGGTCTTCCGTTGCAGTACATCCGCATGACGCTGGACCGCGCCCCCGCTACCCCCGAGCAGATGTGGGGCCCGCTGGGCACCGAGAAGTGGGCCTACAACGACGCCCTGATCAACGCCGAGAAGCTGCGCGGCACCCCGTTGTACGTATCTAACGCCTCCGGCCTGGCTGGCCAGGCTGACCTGTGGTCCAGCCCCCGCACTGGTGGCAACTCCGCAAATGTTGGCGTGTATGTCGTTGAAGGCGGTGCCATTGAGGCCGCTACCAACGCCTGCACCCACGACCTGAAGGCACGTCTCGACGCCGCCGGCATCGGCGCAGACTGGAACTTCCGCCCCACCGGCACTCACTCCTGGAACTACTGGCAGGAAGACCTGCGTGGCTCCTGGGAGACTTTCGCCCGAGCATTCGGTATGTAA
- a CDS encoding alpha/beta hydrolase, with product MSTFRRIAVSAAATSFAAGMLLTAALAPSATAGPKTAVEQAGNASQATVTIGERAVDPAPLWREKVAEHPDRVKEMWAYSPSMDRHVPLFVITPKDNSQPRPTIYLLNGADGGEGKANWVMQTDIVDFYMDKNVNVVIPMSGQYSYYTDWVSENANLGGKQTWETFLTKELPGPLEKTLKASNQRAIAGMSMTATTSLLYAEHHPGFYDAVGSFSGCAQTSEGPALEYVRTVLSRGKATPEEMWGPVGTETWAYNDALINAEKLRGTPMYVSNGSGVAGQSDMVSSPHMHGDPVFAAGTVIIGGAIEGATNLCTHDLKARLDAAGIGADWNFHPTGTHSWGYWQDDLRGSWPTFARAFGMQP from the coding sequence GTGAGCACTTTTCGCCGTATCGCCGTATCAGCCGCAGCAACCAGCTTCGCAGCTGGGATGCTCCTCACTGCAGCACTGGCCCCATCAGCTACAGCCGGACCGAAAACTGCTGTTGAGCAGGCAGGTAATGCCTCTCAGGCAACTGTGACGATTGGTGAACGTGCCGTTGATCCGGCTCCCTTGTGGCGTGAAAAGGTTGCTGAGCACCCTGATCGCGTGAAAGAGATGTGGGCCTACTCCCCATCAATGGATCGCCATGTGCCACTGTTTGTGATCACCCCGAAGGACAATTCCCAGCCCCGCCCCACTATCTACCTTCTTAATGGTGCAGATGGGGGCGAGGGCAAAGCCAACTGGGTGATGCAGACGGACATTGTTGATTTCTACATGGATAAGAACGTCAACGTGGTCATCCCCATGTCCGGCCAGTACTCCTACTACACCGACTGGGTATCGGAGAACGCAAACCTGGGCGGCAAGCAAACGTGGGAGACCTTCCTGACCAAGGAACTGCCCGGTCCGCTGGAGAAGACCCTCAAGGCGTCTAACCAGCGCGCCATTGCTGGCATGTCAATGACGGCCACAACCTCCCTCCTCTATGCCGAGCACCACCCAGGGTTCTATGATGCCGTTGGCTCTTTCTCTGGTTGTGCGCAAACCTCCGAAGGGCCTGCCCTGGAGTATGTTCGCACGGTTCTGAGCCGTGGTAAGGCAACCCCAGAGGAGATGTGGGGACCGGTTGGCACTGAAACGTGGGCATACAACGACGCCCTGATCAATGCCGAAAAACTGCGCGGCACCCCCATGTACGTATCCAATGGGTCTGGAGTAGCAGGCCAATCGGATATGGTATCCAGTCCACATATGCACGGGGACCCTGTATTCGCCGCTGGTACCGTTATTATTGGTGGCGCTATTGAAGGCGCTACCAACCTCTGCACGCATGATTTGAAGGCGCGTCTCGATGCCGCTGGTATCGGCGCAGACTGGAACTTCCATCCCACCGGAACTCACTCGTGGGGTTATTGGCAGGATGATCTGCGCGGTTCCTGGCCAACGTTTGCCCGAGCCTTTGGAATGCAGCCTTAA